A segment of the Doryrhamphus excisus isolate RoL2022-K1 chromosome 7, RoL_Dexc_1.0, whole genome shotgun sequence genome:
gacttcgggcgagaggcggggtacaccatgtgAAATGAGTTAATTTTTAAAGAAACATCTGTCTTTGCGTTTGGAATATTGGACGCTTACACTTGACTCTTTAGTCCATTAATGAcctatttagttattttatttctgttgcTTCAAAGAAACGTCCTGTGTTGTCTCCTTCTAAACGACGTGAACTGAAGTAACCTCGCCCAATCGTCTGGACGGGAGCGGGGGTCACGCTCGCGCCTCCTCCACTTAGGAATGTCCCAAAAATAGGAACAATCGCAGACCTTGGAAGTATCATTTCCTGAGatggtaaccccccccccctaccccccccccccccatcagctCAAGACAGACGCTATTGTCTTAATAACATCTTTGACCTTGACTCTCCTTGCTATTCCAGCCACTCTGTGCTTTTAGCCTGGATAGAGACATCcccggttgccatggtgattctTCTTGGCGGTAACGTTCCATGTCTTCCTTTCATTAGCAACATTTCAATAACAGACttgattattttaaatatgttgttCAATTAAATCATAtctttaattatattacataaaaatcaatacaaattgcttttgcttttgcttttggTGCAAATCCAGATAAAAGTCTGGCTATAGgaatttttcctctttttttttttacctctttttttttagcccAGTTAAggatttttgatatttttttttatttttaattaaataaattgagATGAAATgcatatgtaataaatataataaatgtagcaaatcaaaatgtatatgaaataaatactataacttgtttcaaatgtacatttaatacatctaaattacattattaaataaatatatatgtaatactATACAAAATTTACTAATTAATttacagtaaataataaaataatacatcatgaaataaaatgtatatgtaataatatatgatattatgaaataaaatttgGACTTAATAAATCTAAAATGATtcaatttatattaaatataagtatttaaaaaatgtgtatgtaataaatataaattattaaataaattcataTGTAATAAATCATATAACCATAtcctacaaaaatgcaaatgtagAGTAATATGTTTTGTCGTTATTTGTGACATTTTACATGAATTTTTTTCGCAAAATCCAGACATGATGTCATGTATTCTTGAATCGAGGGTGTACTTAGCACACTTAACACACTTAGTAAGCACACTTAGCACACTTTAGTACCTCATTACAGGTGACCTAACTCACTGTTGCCTCTAGAGGAGTAAAGTGTCATTACAGGCTTTGCTAGGTTTACTTGCAACAAAATGTCCCAATTATTGaagtatataaatgtataagtATTATTTACTTTTGATATCTGCAGTCAACTGTCATGAACTTTAGCGTGACTAAAAGCAGGCGGACGTCCATTCCGTGTGCACCTTCACACATATTCCTGTCTTATCACTGTTTTGGGGACTTAGTGTCCTCTCCCAAGCCCGCCTGGCGTCCTTAAGACACGGCAAAGCGGGTCAGGGTCCCTGGAGGATGcacagactgtgtgtgtgtgtgtgtgtgtggggtggggcggggggggggggggggggggggcaatagcAGATTGGGAAAAGCTTTCAACAATAGTTTTTGTTAGTCGCCATAGAAAGTGAAGTCTTTTTATAGAACACATTGTTGTCTCCTTCCAGTCGCTTTCACAACAGGTTGATTCATTTGGTTTTTGCACTGCAACCTTATGGGAGATGTTTCCACTCATTTGGTGCAGTTCTTtattgccccccacccccaaatctTACCGATAACTCTTTCCCCTCTTTACTGGGACAGTTAGGCCTGGGGACAAACAATAGCCCAAGGAAAGGGCGGAGTTAGAATGGGGGTCATAGTGGGGGAGGGTCCAAAACCAGTAATGGATGGgggcctttttgtgttttatgcAGTTTTTAGAGTCAGCTTTTTTGACATAAAAAAGTCTAAactacatttaattatttttttaattgctgaTGTCTAATATGAATCGATAATGGTGCCTCATAGTTGTCATATTTCcataaaaaacaatacaaatgggAAATATTAAAGGTAGTATTTGGCAGCAAGTATTCTGCTGTATGACCAGTATGTATGTAGAGCACCATTGCTCTCTGGCGACATCATGTGGCCATGTGATGTAGTGCAGTTATTGGACGCCGTTGCAGTTCCAGACCATTTTTCaacctttaacataaaaaatcacatatgatataatatatagaaataatataatacatcaACAATCAGCTTTACATTAAATACAGTTagtagtttattattttttaagattactgcaaaaaatgttttcaaagtactttaaaatacatttgtttatatTACAATTATAGTTACAATTGTTAACAGTTCGACCTGCAGGTAGACGTTTCTGGAAGgcattgaatctgatatattttatttttttaaatatattgtggTGTATAGTAGCCTTAACAGTttcaatttataattattttttcacattttcatgtttttacgTCTTTTTGTTATGTATTTTGATTTTCCTTATGTTGCTTTGCAGCTACGGTGTTACTACATAAGAAGAGCTTTTTGGctccaccttgtggccattgtATGTAGTGCAGTCGGACGCCGTTGCACTCGCAGCAAGTTTAAACCTGTCTGACCTTTAAATGTTTCCATATTTAAACCAAGTGTAAAGTCTTTCTAGGTTCCAAGTAGTTCCATTGCCTTCATGGAGATATAAATACGCAAATATACCCCAgaacttttacaaaaaaaagagtggTTCGAGTCCTAAAATAGCGCCGTTTTTCAATGACTGTGCGTCATTGTCGTCATTGTTATGCGCCTTTGTGGTGCCTTTGTACGACTTGGACTAGAGCGCGCGTTGCAATGCGGAAGCGGGGAGCCGGGAGGAGGGTGTCACACGGGATGCTGACGTGGGTGAGCCGGTAAAAATTTCCATCGTCGGTAGCGCAGCGTGTGACCGGCTCCACTGcaccatccaccgggcagcACACGACGCCGGCAAGCCGGGTTGTATGCGCCTCTGAGCGGCGAAGATGGGCAACAAGCTGCCGTCCACCAGGTACAAGaacattgttgtttgttttttatttttttgggggggggtagcaTATATGGGGGCTATGTTGATGCTAAATAATGCTACATTGTTTGGTTTGAATCCCAGCTTCTTCAAAGCCGACACCCCCCAAACAGACCCCATGTTCAAAACCAGGACCATCAGCAAAGGGATCACCTACTACCAAGGACCACAAGCACCCCCTTCATCTCAGACCCCTGACCTACTTCACCCATCCACCCCGAGCCTCGACCAATCACAGGCCTCCCCCCgccctctcctcctcttcctgtcatGGCTGGGCGCCCACCAGGCGGCGGCGTCCAAATACTTCCACACATACGTGGAGCGTGACATGGACGTGCTCCTGGTTCAGAGCAGCGTCCTCCACTTCCTGTGGCCCAACTGGGGCCTGGAGTACAGCCGGGAGGTTCTACGGGTGCTGGAGAGCCCCGAGTTCAGCGGGCGGCCCGTGGTGGTCTACGCGTCCTCCATCGGGGGCTACACTTTCACACAGGTGCTCGCTCATGTGGCCCACGGGCGGGGCGAGCACGATGCGTTGGCTCACAGGGTCGTAGGTCACATCTACGACAGCCTGGTGGCGGGCAGCCTGGAGCACATGGCCACAGGTGAGCGAGGGCCCCCGCCGGTACTCGGGTTACTTTGAATTATTCGCCATCTTGGTTTCGAGTTCCCACTTTGGGGGCGGCTTCTTTGATGATGCAATAAAGCGTTCTGTGTTTTCCCAGGCCTCGGTAAGACGTTGGCGCCGCGTCTGGAGGGCTTGGTGAAAATCGCCGCCATGTTCTACTTTTGGCTCTTCAAAGGCAGCACGGCGGACGTGTACCGGCGCGCCATCCAGGTGTTTGAGAGCAGCCCCGTCACGGCGCCCGCTCTCTTCTTTTTCAGCGAGAACGACGCCCTGTGCGACACGGCCGTGCTGGAGAAGACCATGGAGAAGTGGCGGCGCAGGGGCGTGGTCGTGCagagcaggaagtggaagaaaTCCACGCACGCCGCGCACATGCGGTGCCACCCTGAGGAGTACCGCGCCACGCTGGACCGCTTCCTGAACTCGCTGCCTTTGATGCCCGTCCACGCGCACATGGAAGACTCCAAATGTTAACCGCGGTCACATCATTAACCTTCAAAGCAAAAGTCTAACTGCTTGTCATCGTcatggccacaacattaggtacacccataACCCCGCCCCCAACCCCAACCATATCCACACCTGTCaacatgtcacttttttttaatatctttgAATCCCTCCCCTCATCCCTCACCGTCTCCTGGGCAACACATCCCGGAACCAGTAAAGtcagaccttcaaaataaaagattaCTAGTAAATTAACCCTGGTAGCACAAAACCAGCATTTCACactgtacctaataaagtggccagttatttattttacagaAACGTTCAA
Coding sequences within it:
- the LOC131132338 gene encoding uncharacterized protein LOC131132338 — translated: MGNKLPSTSFFKADTPQTDPMFKTRTISKGITYYQGPQAPPSSQTPDLLHPSTPSLDQSQASPRPLLLFLSWLGAHQAAASKYFHTYVERDMDVLLVQSSVLHFLWPNWGLEYSREVLRVLESPEFSGRPVVVYASSIGGYTFTQVLAHVAHGRGEHDALAHRVVGHIYDSLVAGSLEHMATGLGKTLAPRLEGLVKIAAMFYFWLFKGSTADVYRRAIQVFESSPVTAPALFFFSENDALCDTAVLEKTMEKWRRRGVVVQSRKWKKSTHAAHMRCHPEEYRATLDRFLNSLPLMPVHAHMEDSKC